AACCGGCTGCCCGGCGGGCATATCGGCATCTGCCTCTTCGTATTCCGGAACCTTCAGTTCGAACGGCAGGCGCCGCTCCTCGGCAATGCGCAACATCAGCATTCGGATGGCATCGGAAAGCGAGAGCCCCATGGCGGACAGGGCTTCAATGGCACGTTGCTTCGTCCCGGAATCGATACGGGCCCGGATGATCGTATCAGCTGTCATGACGTCATTCTCCTGATGCTAAACGTTTCAAGGAAAGAAATGGACCGACCGTGCCGAGAACGGAAAAGCCCCAAATGAATTCT
This genomic stretch from Pararhizobium capsulatum DSM 1112 harbors:
- a CDS encoding type II toxin-antitoxin system RelB/DinJ family antitoxin, with protein sequence MTADTIIRARIDSGTKQRAIEALSAMGLSLSDAIRMLMLRIAEERRLPFELKVPEYEEADADMPAGQPVRRVESGEDLFRDLEH